The Brassica napus cultivar Da-Ae chromosome C7, Da-Ae, whole genome shotgun sequence genomic interval CAATTATCTCCAAACCGTCCTTGGCGGGGAGGGAAAAAGTTCGGTAACATATTAAACAGTAAAAAAGAGGTTATGAAATgtttatattatctaaaatcaaCGGCTGATAATAATTCAGATGCTTTATATGATCTTCTGTAAAATCGACATATCTACACAAAAAAGCAAATAAAGATATTAGTTAAATAAGTATAGATCTTATAGGAGACATAGtggatatttatttatttattcaaggTTAAATTTGATTATTCTTTCGTATGTTTCTTCTTGGAGTTTAGTGGAATATATTAGTATAGTCTCTTAGCAGAtcgaattttataaaattatactgTATGTTGTATATACAGAGGACATTGATTTCAGTAGAAAgttgtagttttaaaatattaggtgGGTTCGGCTAGTATGTGGTTTGTCTTTATTTCACCTTTTTAGAATGAAAGCAGCAAATCCAACCACTCTCATGGaccaaatatatttattaaaaacttaataacTCATATTCTTTTATGCatttataataactattttactGGAATCTTATCTATCTAAAAATAAGCTTTTGAGCTAAAACAAAGTAGTGATAaatgagagtttttttttgtttgagaacTGTTTTagtgataaatgatattaatactaGGAAGATTGATAGTGTTTCTTACTTGATACTAAACTCAAATAACATGTTCAAAAGTTTTTCCAGTGAATGCTATATTGACAACAAGATTCGTACTTTGCATGTTTCATAGTGCATAGGGTTTAAATTAACATTTCGAGTAACATCTTGACTTTGAGTTTATATTTCATTGGAATCTAACCCGTCTCTGAGTTCCACTTGTGGTCAATACGCGATTTAGAGACTTGTGAACTTCAAAACAAAGTTGAACACTACCAAACCAGCTTTGACGAAAACGTGTTCAAAAACTCAAAATGTATAGCGGTTGGTCGGACCACGCGTAGTGATCGGTCCTTTTGTGCTCTTGAGGTCAGAATTTGATTTTATCATTTATGACCATTTATTCAAAAGCTTCAACCGACAAACCGGTCAACCACCGATCATAAATTTAAACCTAACCAACGTACGATAACAATTAAACGACTAAGACACTTGGTCTAGTGATCTAAACTACATGATATTATTGCTTATTATGTTCAATTTAGACGGCTAGATTGAATTTAAAATTACGTACATCAGGCATATCCACAATCTTATTATATGCAATCAAGAACTTTTAAAAGCCTACCTAATTTTTTATAGCTATCATGAAAGGAGTAGTTACAATCTCTTTCATATAAGTTGATTCTTGTGTACAAAACTTTTTATAACTAAATCTACCGCTTAACAACAATGTGCATGCCAAGTGAGTTCACATGGTCAATATgcctatatttatattttattggatTTCTCCATAAAATTTTCACACcattttcaaattattaattgtaGTAACAGTACATCTAATGAAAATGGATCTTCTGTCGAGATTGCATATATATCCGTTAATCGCAATGATACTTTAGTGGTTTAAAACTCTTATAGACCACTTACTTATAAGTTCACAAATTATAAGTTCACAAAAAGATGTTATTTTCTGAATTACTCCAAAAAACTTTTTTTGCTGTAATATTCATGAATTATTTTTGGCTTTTACAAGTCAAATAACTCCGGTTCCCTGGCAGACACTTGAAGACAAAGCTTTCAAAAGTGTTTTTTCCTTAGTCTTTTTAGACATTATAATATAGTGGTAATATTTAGGAGTGGAAGATAAGGCTGAAGTATTGTGGTACTTAGTGTATACATGATTAAAAGCATATCCGATACCTTTAcaatattagaaaaatatggaTTTGGTTGAAATAAAGCAGGTCGTAACCTAATTATTAACAACAAATAGTTAAGCGGATATACTTTAGTATTAATTTCAAAGAAAAGGAGTTTCAGCCAAAGAGAAGCACTAGAACAAGTAGAAGACAAACCAAAACATGCCTTTATATCATCCTATTATTTAGATATAATAAAACAGACCTTATTGTTCTCTACCTTTTTGGTGGATTTGCATCATCGTTAAACATATCATCAGCTAAAAGTAAGAATAAGGCATGAGACACTCTGGTATTGAAAActcttaaatattaaactaaattcaGTTTATCTCACACAAAAGATTCATCATGCACCATGCCAATACTTGATATTGAAGTGACAAAAAGAAACTCATTATAACAGCAATGTTATAGTGTAATTGAAAAATCTTCAagtggaaaataaaataatgagcAAATGCTGCAACTTTACTCAAAGACCTGTTTCATGTTTGATATATTTatgttctttttctttatttattttaattatatccaTGTAAAGGACGTGAAGATAATGATTTAcgaatataagtatgtattatAAGTATTATAACAAAAAGGGATCACAAATCTCCACCTTACATGATTGAAACCTAATGTTGAATTTGAGCTTTTTGGAAAGGGGACATGAACTTAACTTTTGTAGTGAGCAACTACACGTTTAGGTACAACTGCCATGGCATTGGCATCTCTTGACATATGCATgcaatgtatatatattgtgtatGTCATATTTAACAATTAACAACCATATTGACTTGCAGAATATATAACTATTCAGTTGCTGACTAATTAAGAGAATAGAATAACTATTCAGCTAAAATGCATTTTCTCCATTTCGCAAAGGAATGTTTAAGGCCATATATATAACCATTTTTACGTCTATTATCATTAAAGCTAAtgcatataattaattgtatatgcACAAGATCACTAATTTATACTGTTTTATTTGGGACTCGAAATTTCTAGAAAGATGCCTTAcaagtaatatatttaaaagaccCTTTTAATCGTCTGCTCAGAATCCATCATTACCTGGAGCCGGTCCTGTTGCCATAATGAAAAGAAAAGCCAATATGTATGCAATGTAATCTGTAATGTAgactatgatttgtgttatACCTATAGATCGATTATGTCAATATCTAGACCGttctttatatttcttataagaATTTTGCGTCAATAGCAATATGCAAAACATGTTAAGAAAACAACCGTTTTCGTACCATTCATTTTGTTTCTAAACGCTGAAAGAACCACGACATAACAATATGCTACTCTTTTAggaaaataaatagaatatgCAACTCTTCTATGCGTAGAAATTCTAAGACGTCAACTTTGAAATGAAACTGTTAGTTCTGAAAACTACATGCAACATAGATATGacaatcatatattaaaacacatCTGGCTAACATGCTCCAGAAAATAACTGTTTTTTCTTGCCAAACGGTTTCTAGACACAACAGTAACTAGTACTGGTCTTGAGATTTTAGAGGTATAGATATTTGCtataaatttcaataatttttcttttaacaatTTGAAAgtctatatttatgtatatcacATAGGCTTAACATTTTAGAACCGGTCCTTACACTAACTACAACATAACAATATATAGCTTCACTTGCCCTTCACGAATAGGATTTAAACAccatttttgttctttgttgGGGAACTGAACTGCGCTACGCTATTCAATATGATCCTGTACATATCCAATCTTAACAAAAATTCCGAATAACCAAACTAGCCAATTTTTGTTCTATTTTAACCAATTTAAACTGAATCCGAAAACATCGGTTAAGTTTGGTAGAAATTTCTGAAACCAAACTAACAGAAAACGTAACAAGAACTGTCTTGTACCAAGGGAGTTTAGAAGACTTggacttgttgttgttgttgtcagtGTATCTACTAATTCTGTTTCCAGACAAGAGATTATCAGGAGGTTTGAGCGAGACTTTATATGATTTGGAGATTTGATCATTCACTGGCCATATGGCTTCTTTGCTTTCTTTCCTATCTGAATAAAACCTGCAGAGATAGGGACTTTTTTTCTAAGCAGCACTAGTTTAAATCTACAATCACAACTTTTGATAGCGCTAGGAACTTATGATATGAAGCTAGTAAATCACAACTTTACTTACGTCATAATGCTCAAATCTCGAGtgtatgtataataaaacatcAAGATGACAGAAGCAACATGTGTTACAATGACAATGGAGTGAGAACCTCAAGTGAATTTATCAGTATTTCAATTAAGTTTCATGTGTTATCCAACTGAATCTGATCAGAGGAAAGATGGAAAACTTTGCTTGCTAGTGAGCTAAAACGATTCTCTATACAAATCAGCGAGTAAGAACATTGCTAACACTTCAATTCCCAATCTGCAACTTGACACTATTGAGTTCAACATTCAAGTATTTTGAAACTATCTtgaatgttccaaaaaaaaagtcagCTAAAAAAGATAAGATAACCAATTCATCACTCTATATTGGGTCAGGATCAAACACTGAAGGAAGGAACAAGCTTCAATTGTGAGCTCTATAATAAAAAGACTGTATATGATTTACTGATGAAGAAGAAACCAATTGAGAGCgaagaagaaaacagagaaCTTATATAAATTTGACCCCTtccattaaaatatttacacacaatcataagaaaaagaagaaacagactTTCAATCTGTCAATGTATCTTCAGTTATCTACACTGTTGTTTCCCACTAAATAAATCCGAAAAATACAATTTGGAACCGACCTTTCAACACATGGGATCAAGCTTCCAAACACCGCTCATGGCCATCATCAATCAACTAGCGTCTACTCCAGTTCATTCTAAATTTCTCATCACATCCTGCAGCAAGTGAAAAATCCCAAACTCTCAACAAACAAGTATGAAGTGCTTATTAACCTTCaagtaaagataaaaaaaaactaaagactTACGAGTAGGAACAATGGGAGTAAGGTCGATTTTAATCTTCAGAGCAGCGATGGTAGCAAGAACATCTTCGTTTCCAGTTGCCATAAAGACTCTCAGAACTCTCTCATTCAACTTCCCAGCTTTCAATGTCCTCTTTAACATTCCAAGAAGAATCAATTAGAAACACTAACTAATCATTAATTTATGAACAGATACAAAAGACATCAAACAAGTAATCTGAGCCTAAGCACAGTACTATCAACACGAGCGCAAAGCTATTAACTTTACACTGAATTCGAAAAACCCATAAGACACAACTGATCAAAATGGAGAACTGagatgaagatttttttttaactacctCGAAGAGTTCAAGGACGATGTGTTCAGGAAGATGCGATAGATCGTTGATGCGTGAGATGTTTAACAAGGCGGCGTTTACGGTGAGGGAGAGCAGAGACGGAGGAGGAGGGTTTCTCATTCGATCCAGTCGAGAGGGAGAGGGAAGGGTTTGTTCCACACGAAATCTGCGAGTCTCCCCGTCTTTGATATGTTCTGTCTCTTTCGTCTTTTCTTACAGAATCGTTCACTTCTGTTTTTTCGCGTTTTTAGGCAAAGTAGCGTTTTGGGTCGCGGCGTTTGTAGAAAGTGTTTGGGTATCTATGCTAGCGAGCTTTTTAGCTGACGATGGGCCGAAATTAATAGAAACCCAATAAGTTTCTTAAAGTCCTTATGAGCTGTATTCTCAAGCCCATTATGAGATGATCTGGATACGTTTCTATAGAGATGCACAAGTTTAAATTAGCAAAACTGTAGAATTGgaagagaagttttttttttcctatagaTGTTTACAGATAGCCAGTTTTTAGTAAACTTCCatgtaaaatgtaaatattcaAAGCGTTAACTAAAAAGCTATATGTAATGTACGCTAGAAAATTGGTTAGTAATAACCCCGGGTAATAACTAATAAGTTAAATGTTGTTTTAACTGTGTATAAAACCGGTCAAGTATTGTCCAAAAAATCAAGCGAGGTATAGAGGAAACAACTGTTTAGAGGTTTGAACTAGGTGAATGTGTATATCTAAAGTTAGTTTTCAAGTTCTTCACAAAATATGCAAGTCTTCATTTGAATGGTATGTCAAAGTTTCCGGATGGTTTTGATTAAAAGACgttataatattttacaattttattctAGTATAGTTTTTCTTTAGATGGACAGTTAAGTAAAGGGTCTGGAATTTATTAGCAGCAAAGCAATAAATGTTATCTGTATAGCACATGGGATTTTTTCCCTCTTCATCAGGTTCAATGTCTCATTAATCCATCTCCTATAGTCCTATGTATATGTGTATTGTGGCATTTTAATATTGTTTCGTGAGAAAGATGTCGAatgcaaaaaaattcaaaaattgacGAATCTCTTAAATTCAATTTTAGGTGGAGTTATTAAAGAATTTAAAACCATGTAATGACAAATTAGTGGTTACAAGAGTGTCGGCGATCTAACTTGAAAAATTCATTGTCCCATTGATCCCAACCCTAAGATGTTTgtcattatcttcatatatacAAGTAttacttaaaaacaaaaacgaattagCTGGTCTGTGTTTTTTTGTATGCTCTTGTGTAAGAATTATGAAGTCTAccacttttattttgtttgtggCTTATATATAGGTTTATTGTCTCATCATAGTTTTTACTCAaccaaattcttttttttttatcaactctCAACCAAATTCTATAATATGTGATTTATCTCgtgcatatatattttattttctgtagATGTATTCGGTTAGACAACATTCATCATGTTTCGTGTAGATGAGTCTAATCGCTTTCTTTTGAGTATTATTAGTCCAAGCTTTGTTCCTCATGCTAACATCTATGATTTTGATATCTTTACCATATACAATACGGTATAAGCTATCATGTGGCCTCAGTTCATCTTTGAGCTATGACGAGTTCAAGTTCCACTTAGccagtttttttaataaaatgttggaaatcaaaataaagtaaaaacaaatagtTACAATACTCCTTTTGTCAAAAAACAATTCACGTCGTTGTTATGTCAGTAACTATTGGTCAAGTGGAGCAGGTGACTCCGAAAGAAAACATGTAAAACCTAAAATCTAGAGGGAGCAAAATGTATATTTCTTCAATAAGAAACTTTTAACTCTATACCATTATATCTTTCTGGAAGATAACCTTTTACGTGTTTTCCtccttcaaatttttttttttattatttgtctcCTTTAAACTTCTTActttaaaaaagattttgaaatatttaaataattaggtAGAAATTTGAAGGTTAAGAGGTCTTAAGGATATGTAATGATGTACGTTCAAAGCGAGTGGACTTTCTAACTATAAGACTATCGCCAAGACATTGAGCACCAAAACTTTTAGTGtctaatatctatatttataaaaatgcgAAAACAAATAATACTACTTAGAGTTTTATCtggtaaataatttattttaaattccaTTAAGTATATTTAAGAGATAACCTTAATTTTTATATTCAGAATCTTCGAAAGGCCAAATCGAAAAATAATATTGATCACATTATATTTACCACACACAAAAATCA includes:
- the BNAC07G42570D gene encoding uncharacterized protein BNAC07G42570D is translated as MRNPPPPSLLSLTVNAALLNISRINDLSHLPEHIVLELFERTLKAGKLNERVLRVFMATGNEDVLATIAALKIKIDLTPIVPTRCDEKFRMNWSRR